In the Oceanivirga salmonicida genome, TTAAATCTATTCCAGATTGTATTTTTTTACCTTCCATTTGAATAGTTTTTAATAATAAAGCTCCATTTTTACAAGATATTATAGGTCCATTTTTTGTAAATTCTACAACTTTCCCAATACTATCATACATAGTTTCAATTTTTTTACTTTCATATATTTTTACTCTACTGCCATTTAATATTGTATATGCACATGGCTTAGGATTTAAAGCCCTTATTAAGTTAAAAATATCTTCTTTATTATTATTCCAATTAATTTTAGTCTGTTCTTTCGTTATTGGTTTTACAATTGTTGCAAGACTATCATCTTGTTTTGTTCTAGTTTCAGTACCTAAAATTAGTTTATCTATTGCCGTTTTTAAAACCATAGGTGCTATTTCAGATAATTTATTAGTCAAAGTTTGTAAATTATCTTCTTCTAAAATTTCAACTTCTGCTTTTTCTAACATATCTCCTGTATCTAAACCAGCATCTATCATCATTATTGTAACACCTGTTTTAGTATCTCCATTTAGTAAAGCATTATGTATAGGTGATGCTCCCCTATATTTAGGTAATAATGATGAATGAACATTTATTATTCCTAGTTTAGGTATATCAATGATTGATTTTGGTATAATTTTACCATAAGCAGCAACCACTATTAAATCTGGCTCTAATTCAATTAGTTTATCTATCACTTCTTTACTTCGTATATTTTTTTCTTGTATACATTCTATATTGTTTTCAATAGCATATTGCTTAACCGGTGAATATATAATCTTATTTCCCCTTGAATTTAATTTATCTTCTTTAGTAAATATTGCTAATAAATTTGTATTTTTATGAACATATTCCAAAGAACTTAATGCAAATTCGGGTGTTCCCATAAATATTGTTTTTATCATGACTCACCTAAAACTTTCTTGGTCTTGAATTTTTTTTAAGTAATGCCAATTTTTTTCTTATTAAATTCTTATTTAATGGCGAAATTCTATCTATAAACATCATTCCATTTATATGATCATTTTCATGTTGAAAAGCCTTAGCCCATAAACCTTCTAAAACTTCTTCTACAACATTGGCATTTTCATCTAAATATCTTACTCTTATTTTATCTGG is a window encoding:
- the fmt gene encoding methionyl-tRNA formyltransferase, which gives rise to MIKTIFMGTPEFALSSLEYVHKNTNLLAIFTKEDKLNSRGNKIIYSPVKQYAIENNIECIQEKNIRSKEVIDKLIELEPDLIVVAAYGKIIPKSIIDIPKLGIINVHSSLLPKYRGASPIHNALLNGDTKTGVTIMMIDAGLDTGDMLEKAEVEILEEDNLQTLTNKLSEIAPMVLKTAIDKLILGTETRTKQDDSLATIVKPITKEQTKINWNNNKEDIFNLIRALNPKPCAYTILNGSRVKIYESKKIETMYDSIGKVVEFTKNGPIISCKNGALLLKTIQMEGKKIQSGIDLINGRKICVGDDLND